In Hallerella succinigenes, the following are encoded in one genomic region:
- a CDS encoding DUF4832 domain-containing protein, with protein sequence MLPLWAAGLVLQKIDSTDVRQTLSNFDRGFYNHRGLHLKPFGNTAVTNPPKLLHLRADISEFSSRAWINIDSTGGKRDTTWGFSQDLTEDALNALQSTFDNVRNHGGFVIVRICYDPWFNGRRNVTPEHKWVLRHVEQLAPVLSKNTDVILALEMGMHGAYGEMHSDTSITYPRVAEAVNLMLRNTPSELKILTRTANYSAAVLGFENWGVDFYIEGDAFQRIAKAKGDTLYRVGMFNDGYLGTEYDYGTWGADCATSICREEGVAWLEKYSVHTPYGGEALTTASGYKVINTPEYLSYEGYRTHTSYLNIAWNHELIDSWKNVKFQGKDFEYDSSVTGFKYIDDHLGYRYVLRESVLLDTIGDDGIFLAKLRIQNVGFGNLTRQVAAKVVFVQNMDSSMLDVCPFEFDYELPNLDFRNVFSRKISISGGDTLTTFDGNHELDISVPTSLDNGNYHVFLNVENIAFANGKVSAYHCFEEPVLFIGDVTVDNNVKSSIARPIARSKLHSSIQNNFVRIQEVKKHWNAVVHNGKLLYRMNGSSF encoded by the coding sequence ATGTTACCGCTTTGGGCAGCAGGACTTGTTTTGCAGAAAATCGATTCGACAGATGTGCGGCAAACGCTTTCCAATTTTGATCGAGGATTTTATAATCATCGCGGACTGCATTTAAAACCGTTCGGAAATACGGCGGTCACAAATCCTCCCAAGCTTTTGCATTTGCGTGCGGATATCAGTGAATTTAGCAGTCGAGCGTGGATAAATATCGATTCCACGGGTGGTAAAAGAGATACGACTTGGGGCTTTTCGCAAGATTTGACCGAAGACGCTTTGAATGCTCTTCAATCCACTTTTGACAATGTCCGTAATCATGGCGGCTTTGTGATAGTTCGCATTTGTTACGATCCTTGGTTTAATGGTAGAAGGAATGTGACTCCCGAACACAAATGGGTTTTGCGCCATGTGGAGCAGCTTGCGCCTGTGTTATCCAAAAATACGGATGTGATTCTCGCTCTCGAAATGGGCATGCACGGAGCATACGGCGAAATGCACAGCGATACGAGCATCACTTATCCCCGTGTTGCAGAAGCGGTAAATCTGATGCTTCGAAATACCCCATCTGAACTAAAAATACTGACTAGAACCGCTAACTATTCCGCCGCTGTGCTGGGATTTGAAAATTGGGGAGTAGATTTTTACATCGAAGGCGATGCGTTTCAAAGAATTGCAAAAGCGAAAGGCGATACGCTTTACCGCGTGGGAATGTTCAACGATGGCTATTTGGGAACCGAATACGATTATGGAACTTGGGGCGCGGACTGCGCTACATCGATTTGCCGTGAAGAGGGCGTCGCCTGGCTCGAAAAATACAGTGTTCACACGCCTTACGGTGGGGAAGCCTTAACAACTGCTTCCGGTTACAAGGTCATCAACACTCCGGAGTATTTATCTTACGAAGGTTATCGGACTCATACAAGTTATTTAAATATCGCCTGGAATCATGAATTGATTGATTCATGGAAAAACGTCAAGTTCCAAGGTAAGGACTTTGAATACGATTCCTCGGTTACCGGTTTTAAATACATCGACGATCACTTAGGTTACCGCTATGTTTTAAGGGAATCCGTACTTCTCGATACGATCGGCGACGATGGAATTTTTTTAGCGAAGCTTCGCATTCAGAATGTGGGCTTTGGAAATTTAACCCGTCAAGTCGCTGCAAAAGTCGTCTTTGTTCAAAACATGGATTCGAGTATGCTCGATGTTTGCCCTTTTGAGTTCGATTATGAGCTGCCGAATTTGGATTTTAGAAATGTATTCAGCCGGAAAATTTCCATTTCCGGCGGGGATACCTTGACGACTTTTGACGGAAATCATGAACTTGATATTTCGGTTCCGACTTCTCTTGACAATGGAAATTACCACGTTTTCTTGAATGTGGAAAATATCGCTTTTGCAAATGGAAAAGTCTCCGCCTATCACTGTTTCGAGGAACCGGTGTTGTTTATCGGCGATGTAACTGTCGATAACAACGTAAAAAGTTCTATTGCACGGCCTATTGCTCGGTCCAAGTTGCATTCTTCGATTCAGAACAACTTTGTTCGCATTCAAGAAGTCAAAAAACATTGGAATGCTGTTGTTCACAACGGAAAGTTGCTTTACCGCATGAACGGTTCTTCTTTTTGA
- a CDS encoding FprA family A-type flavoprotein yields MVKNLSENIQYIGVDDTDIDLFEGQYVVPAGMAYNSFLIQDEKIAVTDTVDFRKVADWEANLEKALAGRKPDYLIIHHLEPDHAGGITRFVELYPEVTIVASAKAFAMLPQFMELPAETKKLAVKDGDTLSLGMHTLQFFTAPMVHWPEVIFSFEQSEKVLFSADAFGKFGVYDADPDDWACEARRYYFNIVGKYGAQVQAVLKKVAPLGVQTICPLHGPVLAENLEYYLGKYNTWSSYVPEDKGVLIAFTSIYGHTAKAAEVLAKELETAGVEKVVVSDLARSDMAEVLEDAFRYDRMVVMAPTYDAGVFPVMEEFLNHLKSKNYSNRKVGVVENGSWAPMAAKKMTEALSAMKKITLCETTVSIKSALNADSTAALKQLAKELV; encoded by the coding sequence ATTGTGAAGAATTTGAGTGAGAACATCCAGTACATTGGCGTTGACGATACCGACATCGACTTGTTCGAAGGCCAATACGTCGTGCCTGCAGGCATGGCATACAACTCTTTTTTGATCCAAGACGAAAAGATCGCGGTCACCGATACGGTAGATTTTCGCAAGGTCGCTGACTGGGAAGCTAACCTTGAAAAGGCTCTTGCTGGCCGCAAGCCCGACTACCTGATCATTCACCATTTGGAACCGGATCACGCCGGCGGAATCACGCGCTTTGTGGAATTGTACCCCGAAGTGACAATCGTCGCGAGTGCAAAGGCTTTCGCCATGCTCCCGCAGTTCATGGAACTCCCTGCAGAAACCAAAAAGCTCGCCGTCAAGGATGGCGACACGCTTTCCCTCGGCATGCATACCCTGCAGTTCTTTACCGCCCCGATGGTCCACTGGCCAGAAGTCATCTTTAGCTTTGAACAGAGCGAAAAGGTGCTCTTTTCCGCAGACGCCTTCGGCAAATTCGGCGTGTACGACGCCGATCCAGATGACTGGGCATGTGAAGCCCGCCGATACTACTTTAACATTGTCGGCAAGTACGGCGCCCAGGTGCAGGCCGTTCTTAAAAAAGTGGCGCCTCTCGGAGTCCAAACGATTTGCCCACTCCACGGACCCGTTCTCGCCGAAAATTTGGAATATTACTTGGGCAAGTACAACACCTGGAGCAGTTACGTCCCCGAAGACAAGGGCGTTCTTATCGCCTTTACCTCGATTTACGGGCATACCGCCAAGGCAGCCGAAGTCCTTGCCAAGGAACTGGAAACAGCCGGAGTCGAAAAAGTTGTGGTTTCGGATCTCGCCCGCAGCGACATGGCGGAAGTGCTTGAAGACGCTTTCCGCTACGACCGCATGGTGGTCATGGCCCCGACTTACGATGCAGGCGTTTTTCCGGTGATGGAAGAATTCTTGAACCACCTAAAATCGAAAAACTACAGCAACCGCAAAGTGGGCGTTGTCGAAAACGGCTCCTGGGCTCCCATGGCCGCAAAGAAAATGACAGAAGCTCTTTCCGCCATGAAGAAAATTACTTTATGCGAAACCACGGTGAGCATCAAGAGTGCCCTGAATGCGGATTCCACCGCGGCGCTGAAGCAGCTTGCGAAGGAATTGGTGTAA
- a CDS encoding Na+/H+ antiporter NhaC family protein, with the protein MILVLIMLIGLLLLILYTYFRKYSLRQILHMCGQGIFTTRGILRLFIMLGILTALWRASGTIPLLVNYSLHLIHPEAFLLIAFLLNGAMSLLTGTALGTAATIGVICASAGHALGISPCWTGGAILAGAYFGNRLSPISSMALLTANLTQTDIYKNVHRMLRTTWLPLLLSCGIYLTVGFSGIFQSDSGNFSAADWQSLFARECSLSLWSVLPAVLMLALSIFKVRSSRVLLLSACAAIPVAFFAEGHSWSSLLKMLVFGYTSSVPELSKMMNGGGLVSMKNVFCIVLIAGCFGGIFKGTGMLSPLQGFIFKISQKSNSFFAKLLTSIFVACITCNQTLTIILTHQLSENIPSQDPALDLYDSAVIVIALVPWSVATAMILSLAGTPSSSVLCACFLYLLPLSHLVHFGWRAQGHSKL; encoded by the coding sequence ATGATACTTGTTCTCATCATGCTCATCGGGCTTCTACTTCTGATTCTCTACACCTATTTCCGTAAGTATTCTCTTCGACAAATTCTACACATGTGCGGACAAGGCATTTTTACCACAAGAGGAATTCTTCGTTTATTTATAATGCTCGGTATATTGACCGCCTTGTGGCGCGCAAGCGGAACGATTCCTCTTTTAGTCAATTATTCGTTGCACTTGATTCACCCCGAAGCCTTTTTACTCATCGCATTTCTGTTAAACGGTGCCATGTCACTTTTAACGGGGACCGCTCTTGGTACGGCCGCAACGATCGGAGTCATCTGTGCCAGTGCTGGGCACGCTCTCGGGATTTCTCCCTGTTGGACAGGAGGCGCCATTCTTGCCGGGGCCTATTTCGGGAACCGACTTTCACCGATTTCTTCCATGGCTCTTCTTACGGCAAATCTGACGCAAACCGATATTTATAAAAACGTGCATCGAATGCTTCGAACGACCTGGCTTCCGCTGTTGCTCAGCTGCGGCATTTATTTGACTGTTGGTTTCAGCGGAATTTTTCAAAGTGATTCAGGAAATTTTTCTGCAGCAGATTGGCAAAGCCTTTTCGCTAGAGAATGTTCCCTTTCGCTGTGGAGTGTCTTGCCCGCCGTCTTGATGCTTGCGCTTTCGATTTTCAAAGTCCGATCTTCACGTGTTTTGCTGCTCAGCGCCTGTGCGGCGATCCCAGTCGCATTCTTTGCGGAAGGACATTCCTGGTCGAGCCTTTTGAAAATGCTGGTCTTTGGCTACACGTCTTCTGTGCCGGAGCTTTCCAAGATGATGAATGGAGGCGGACTCGTTTCGATGAAGAATGTTTTTTGCATCGTCCTGATCGCAGGCTGCTTTGGCGGAATTTTCAAAGGGACCGGGATGCTTTCGCCGCTTCAAGGCTTCATTTTCAAGATTTCACAAAAGTCAAATTCTTTTTTCGCTAAACTTTTAACCTCGATTTTTGTAGCCTGCATTACATGCAATCAGACGCTGACCATTATTTTGACGCATCAGCTGTCAGAAAATATTCCGAGTCAAGATCCAGCGTTGGATCTTTATGATTCCGCTGTTATCGTAATTGCGCTTGTCCCGTGGTCCGTAGCCACAGCCATGATTTTATCGCTAGCAGGGACGCCCTCTTCATCGGTTCTATGCGCTTGTTTCCTTTACCTTCTCCCGCTTTCTCATCTTGTCCATTTTGGATGGCGAGCACAAGGACACAGTAAACTTTAG
- a CDS encoding YeiH family protein, translating to MLGKDKMDFFHGILWIALITGVAFVIAGIPAVKALSLSPLIVGLLLGIVYANTLRKGMPSSWTSGVAFCSKKILRLGIVLYGFRLTLTQIVGVGAPALVIDAIIVIVTLGGGYLIGSRLLKMDKETAMLTSCGSAICGAAAVLGAEAALKTKPYKTAVAVSTVVLFGTLSMFLYPILYRNGVLDLLPEQAGLYIGSTIHEVAHAVGAGNGTGDAVIASNAIIVKMIRVMYLVPVLLVLAFFVAGRLGDTDGKAGKKKIAVPWFAFGFLAVVIFNSFDFLSPTLLHGIETVDTFFLSMAMTALGTETSFDKFKQAGPKPFILATILYVWLVLGGYALAKYLAPVLI from the coding sequence ATGCTTGGCAAAGATAAAATGGACTTTTTTCATGGGATTCTTTGGATAGCCCTCATCACGGGCGTGGCTTTTGTCATCGCCGGAATTCCTGCGGTCAAGGCGCTTTCTTTAAGTCCGCTGATTGTGGGACTTTTGCTCGGGATTGTGTATGCGAATACGCTTCGAAAGGGGATGCCGAGCTCTTGGACTTCGGGCGTTGCCTTTTGTTCGAAAAAGATTTTGCGTTTGGGGATTGTGCTGTACGGCTTCCGGTTGACTTTAACGCAGATTGTGGGGGTTGGCGCGCCTGCTTTGGTGATTGATGCGATCATTGTGATAGTAACGCTTGGCGGTGGATACTTGATCGGTTCGCGCTTGCTGAAGATGGACAAGGAAACGGCGATGCTCACGTCTTGCGGAAGTGCAATCTGCGGTGCGGCTGCGGTTCTTGGGGCGGAAGCGGCGTTAAAGACCAAGCCTTACAAGACGGCGGTCGCCGTTTCGACGGTCGTGCTCTTTGGAACGCTTTCGATGTTCCTCTACCCGATTCTTTACCGCAATGGCGTTTTGGACCTTTTGCCGGAACAGGCTGGGCTTTATATCGGTTCGACGATTCATGAAGTGGCGCATGCGGTGGGGGCTGGCAACGGTACGGGAGATGCGGTCATCGCAAGCAATGCGATCATTGTGAAGATGATCCGTGTGATGTATCTGGTGCCGGTTTTGCTCGTGCTCGCCTTTTTTGTGGCTGGCCGTTTGGGAGATACAGACGGCAAAGCGGGAAAAAAGAAAATCGCCGTGCCATGGTTTGCGTTCGGATTCCTCGCCGTGGTGATTTTCAATTCGTTTGATTTCTTGAGTCCGACTTTGTTGCACGGAATCGAAACAGTGGATACGTTCTTCCTTTCGATGGCAATGACGGCACTTGGAACGGAAACGAGTTTTGACAAATTCAAACAGGCAGGACCGAAACCGTTCATTTTGGCGACGATTCTGTATGTCTGGCTTGTTTTGGGCGGTTATGCGCTCGCCAAATACCTCGCTCCGGTTCTAATCTAA
- a CDS encoding LysR substrate-binding domain-containing protein, whose protein sequence is MNDLKLQVFVMAARLLNFSQTAKRFGISQPAVTKRIHELEEDVKVRLFERAGSKLLLTREGEVFLKYAEQILESYEALNYELGLLQQKHAGTLRLGASTTIAQYILPPILAKFNEKFPQVTISLQNENSTVIENALRERQIDLGFIESNAEPAGLRVTPFLKDELVLVAHVKNPLTRRDEISLNELKVTPLVLREDGSGTLEVIQHALESRGISFGDLNVQMQLGSTESIKRYLENSHAAGIVSVRAINRELLQGTFKVVDITSFSMPRYFSCLERLGKSPALVQTFIEFVNRFKKEL, encoded by the coding sequence ATGAACGATTTGAAGCTCCAAGTTTTTGTGATGGCAGCACGGCTGTTGAATTTTTCGCAGACGGCAAAGCGTTTCGGTATCAGTCAGCCTGCTGTAACCAAACGGATTCATGAACTGGAAGAAGATGTGAAGGTTCGCCTTTTTGAACGGGCCGGTTCCAAGCTTCTTTTGACGCGCGAAGGGGAAGTCTTCTTAAAATATGCAGAACAGATCCTGGAATCGTATGAGGCGTTGAATTACGAGCTTGGACTTTTGCAGCAAAAGCATGCGGGAACGCTTCGGTTGGGCGCGAGTACGACAATCGCCCAGTACATTCTTCCGCCGATTCTAGCCAAGTTCAACGAAAAATTTCCCCAGGTTACCATCTCTTTGCAGAACGAAAATTCGACGGTCATCGAAAATGCTCTGCGAGAACGTCAAATCGATCTGGGCTTTATTGAAAGCAATGCGGAACCTGCAGGACTTCGGGTAACGCCTTTCTTAAAAGATGAACTCGTTCTGGTGGCGCATGTGAAAAACCCTTTGACGCGGCGAGATGAAATCAGCTTGAACGAGTTGAAGGTGACACCGCTCGTTTTGCGTGAAGACGGATCGGGGACTCTCGAAGTCATTCAGCATGCGCTAGAGTCGCGGGGAATTTCTTTTGGCGATTTGAATGTTCAAATGCAGCTGGGCAGTACCGAAAGCATCAAACGATACTTGGAAAATTCCCATGCGGCAGGAATCGTTTCTGTGCGGGCGATCAACCGGGAACTCTTGCAGGGAACGTTCAAAGTAGTGGACATTACAAGCTTTTCGATGCCGCGGTACTTCTCTTGCTTGGAAAGGCTTGGCAAATCTCCGGCGTTGGTGCAGACTTTTATTGAGTTCGTCAATCGTTTCAAAAAAGAACTTTAG
- a CDS encoding SulP family inorganic anion transporter: MSMLPHYTPELFKSLRKGYSKQKFTQDLMSGLIVGILALPLAIAFAIASGVGPEKGLYTAIIAGFAISFFGGSRFQIGGPTGAFIVIVYGIVAKYGYDGLATATLMAGVMLVIFGVAKLGGVIKFIPFPVTVGFTAGIAIIIALGQVPNFLGLQFGAGVSEPADAIGKLALYAKSLMTTNVFSVLIGVVALAICLVWPKITTKIPGSLIAIIVATVIVKVLGWDETHGVMTIGSKNSIPTGFPVPHLPNISLDMMRQVFQPALTIAILGAIESLLSAVVADGMTGTRHRSNTELVGQGIANVLSPIFGGIPATGAIARTATNIKNGAVSPISGLVHAVILLLIMLIFGKYAEMIPMAALAAVLFQVAFNMCGYKNFVKLVKGAPKSDVTVLLVTFALTVVMDLTIAIEVGVLLAAIFFIRRMSDVAEVECVTQELQEHDEELADPNNIASRQVPQGVAVFEIMGSLFFGAVEKFKTALDMTSSHPKILVLRMRQVPSIDAAGIQMIEGLLMKCRAQGTQLLLSGVHSQPIVALSKAGVLRDIGEQNVLANIDAALNRAREILGLPIVAAAPTTPSVDWERNVQQPWVPENANAKIAEETTEVIAETISETQAMDIPKVLDKKDTFHSMMNKIFPWMKK, from the coding sequence ATGTCAATGCTGCCCCATTATACACCAGAACTTTTTAAATCCCTGCGCAAGGGATACTCCAAGCAAAAATTCACCCAGGATTTGATGTCCGGTTTGATTGTCGGCATTCTCGCTTTGCCGCTTGCGATTGCATTCGCGATCGCTTCGGGCGTGGGTCCGGAAAAGGGGCTTTATACGGCGATTATTGCGGGCTTTGCTATTTCGTTCTTTGGCGGTAGCCGTTTCCAGATAGGCGGTCCGACGGGCGCTTTCATTGTGATTGTTTACGGCATCGTGGCGAAATACGGTTACGATGGCCTTGCGACGGCGACGCTTATGGCGGGCGTCATGCTGGTTATTTTTGGCGTGGCAAAGCTTGGCGGGGTAATCAAATTTATTCCATTCCCTGTGACGGTGGGCTTTACGGCGGGTATTGCGATTATCATCGCTCTGGGTCAGGTTCCGAACTTTTTGGGTTTGCAGTTTGGCGCAGGCGTTTCGGAACCGGCAGATGCGATTGGCAAGCTCGCTCTTTATGCAAAGTCGCTCATGACGACGAACGTCTTCTCGGTGTTGATCGGTGTAGTGGCTTTGGCGATTTGCCTTGTTTGGCCGAAGATTACGACGAAGATTCCGGGCTCCTTGATTGCGATTATCGTGGCGACCGTGATTGTGAAGGTTCTTGGCTGGGATGAAACACATGGCGTGATGACCATCGGTTCCAAAAATTCCATTCCGACGGGTTTCCCGGTTCCGCATTTGCCGAACATCAGTTTGGATATGATGCGTCAGGTGTTCCAACCGGCGCTTACGATCGCGATTCTCGGTGCGATTGAATCCCTCCTTTCCGCAGTCGTGGCGGACGGTATGACGGGTACGCGTCACCGTTCGAATACGGAACTTGTCGGTCAGGGTATTGCAAATGTGCTTTCTCCGATCTTTGGCGGTATTCCGGCGACGGGTGCGATTGCCCGTACCGCGACGAACATCAAGAACGGTGCGGTGAGCCCGATTTCCGGTTTGGTGCATGCGGTGATTCTTTTGCTCATCATGCTGATCTTTGGTAAGTATGCGGAAATGATTCCGATGGCGGCTCTCGCTGCGGTGCTTTTCCAGGTGGCTTTCAACATGTGTGGTTATAAGAACTTTGTGAAGCTGGTGAAGGGCGCTCCGAAGAGCGATGTCACGGTTCTTTTGGTGACGTTTGCGCTGACCGTGGTGATGGATTTGACGATTGCAATCGAAGTCGGTGTGCTGCTTGCGGCGATTTTCTTTATCCGTCGCATGTCGGATGTGGCTGAAGTAGAATGTGTGACGCAGGAACTTCAGGAGCACGATGAAGAACTGGCGGACCCGAACAACATTGCTAGCCGTCAGGTTCCGCAGGGTGTTGCCGTGTTCGAAATCATGGGTTCGCTCTTCTTTGGTGCGGTAGAAAAGTTCAAGACCGCATTGGATATGACTAGCTCTCACCCGAAGATTTTGGTGCTTCGTATGCGTCAGGTGCCGTCGATCGATGCTGCGGGCATTCAGATGATCGAAGGCTTGCTTATGAAGTGCCGTGCCCAGGGAACGCAGCTTTTGCTTTCCGGTGTGCATTCCCAGCCGATCGTTGCACTTTCGAAGGCGGGAGTTTTAAGGGATATCGGTGAACAGAACGTGCTTGCAAATATTGACGCCGCTCTGAATCGCGCCCGTGAAATTCTCGGCCTTCCGATCGTTGCCGCAGCTCCGACTACGCCGAGTGTGGATTGGGAACGCAACGTGCAACAGCCGTGGGTGCCGGAAAATGCAAATGCAAAGATTGCAGAAGAAACGACCGAAGTCATCGCGGAAACCATTTCGGAAACGCAGGCGATGGACATTCCGAAGGTTCTCGACAAGAAGGATACTTTCCACTCGATGATGAACAAGATCTTCCCGTGGATGAAGAAATAG
- a CDS encoding HAD-IIA family hydrolase: MQIKAVAFDLDGTLYLSGKPYPKAVETVQKVAEKVPVYYMSNNTSKSLVFYTNRLLRMGLPIQSKDRILSAMTFALSEIHKKGIKNIYLFANPEVVEWFAAEDPSLDLHAPMDKTELVLVAYHSSFNYRELCEVAWRLERGADFWVTHADFVCPDELGPVPDIGSFMAMFKSATGREPSRIFGKPNPEMLSPIMDHLPPEQILFVGDRLYTDFELAQRAGCHFALVLCGETKYRDVQRLARQPDIIAEQVSDIDFDKLIL, translated from the coding sequence ATGCAAATTAAGGCTGTCGCATTCGATTTAGACGGAACTCTCTACCTTTCGGGAAAACCTTATCCGAAGGCCGTGGAAACGGTTCAGAAGGTCGCCGAGAAGGTTCCTGTCTATTATATGTCGAATAATACGAGTAAATCGCTCGTGTTCTATACGAACCGTCTTTTGCGCATGGGTCTGCCGATTCAGTCCAAGGACCGTATCCTTTCGGCGATGACTTTCGCCCTTTCGGAAATTCACAAAAAAGGAATCAAGAACATTTACCTGTTCGCGAATCCGGAAGTGGTTGAATGGTTTGCTGCGGAAGATCCGAGCTTGGACTTGCATGCTCCAATGGATAAAACGGAACTCGTGCTCGTCGCTTACCATTCTTCCTTTAATTATAGGGAACTCTGCGAAGTTGCGTGGAGACTCGAACGCGGTGCGGATTTCTGGGTGACGCATGCGGACTTCGTTTGCCCCGATGAACTCGGACCCGTTCCGGACATTGGAAGCTTCATGGCGATGTTCAAGTCGGCGACCGGTCGCGAACCGTCCCGCATTTTTGGCAAACCGAATCCGGAAATGCTTTCTCCTATTATGGATCATTTGCCGCCGGAACAGATTCTTTTTGTGGGCGATCGCCTGTACACGGACTTTGAACTTGCTCAACGTGCGGGCTGCCATTTTGCTCTGGTGCTCTGTGGCGAAACCAAGTACCGAGACGTCCAAAGGCTTGCTCGACAGCCGGATATCATTGCGGAGCAGGTTTCCGATATCGATTTCGATAAGCTCATTCTCTAA
- a CDS encoding RsmE family RNA methyltransferase produces the protein MKSPDTRFYVPELTTGTLSLSGEESAHAIRVCRARPGDVLNLTDGKGHFAKGIVEKADARDCQLKIEMLETSDRTKPKLHLGLACLKDDANEEVALHVSEMEVASITLLRTEHSEEPKDSNLQKVVRRCELKALVSLKQSLKAWLTEIRGPIPFEEWLKAYDGDIILCDMDGEDSIGEVTKDTTLLVGPEGGFSHQEIEKIKAYSRGEVKLLKLGKTRLRARTAAIVGIGKMV, from the coding sequence ATGAAATCACCTGATACCCGTTTTTACGTTCCTGAGCTTACCACAGGCACCCTTTCCCTTTCGGGCGAAGAAAGCGCCCACGCGATTCGCGTTTGCCGCGCCCGCCCGGGAGACGTTCTGAACCTGACCGACGGAAAAGGACACTTTGCGAAAGGCATCGTGGAAAAAGCGGACGCAAGAGATTGCCAGCTAAAAATCGAAATGCTTGAAACTTCCGACCGTACAAAGCCGAAGTTGCATCTGGGACTCGCCTGCCTCAAGGACGATGCAAACGAAGAAGTCGCCTTGCACGTGAGTGAAATGGAAGTCGCAAGCATAACGCTTTTGCGCACGGAACATTCCGAAGAGCCGAAAGATTCCAACTTGCAGAAAGTCGTCCGCCGTTGCGAACTCAAGGCACTTGTCAGTTTAAAGCAGTCGTTAAAGGCTTGGCTCACCGAAATCCGCGGCCCGATTCCGTTTGAAGAATGGTTAAAGGCTTATGACGGCGATATTATCCTTTGCGATATGGACGGCGAAGATTCCATCGGCGAAGTGACCAAGGATACGACTCTTCTCGTCGGACCGGAAGGCGGATTTTCCCATCAGGAAATTGAAAAAATCAAGGCTTATTCCCGTGGCGAAGTCAAACTTTTAAAACTGGGAAAGACCCGTTTACGTGCGCGAACCGCTGCCATCGTGGGCATCGGAAAGATGGTCTAA
- a CDS encoding ribonuclease HII, with product MKFKPPEFLENTTTPIEGEIALRTNYPNVCIIGIDEVGRGPLAGPVVVCAAVLQNPTGDSSLNDSKKLTRKKREAMFDAVKEECLCYAIASASAEEIDEFNILEADFLAMRRALSALGFPGLKASKPKLPIEVKGLLPQKTKLLIAVDGNLKIRGVPEENQIAIIQGDGRVASISAASILAKVYRDRYMDNLAQKYPGYAFEKNAGYGTKAHLEGIRKLGMTPEHRKSFHPKSLQTELF from the coding sequence ATGAAATTCAAACCGCCTGAATTTTTAGAAAACACGACGACCCCGATTGAAGGGGAAATCGCCTTGCGCACAAATTATCCGAACGTCTGCATCATCGGCATCGATGAAGTGGGCCGTGGACCTCTCGCAGGGCCAGTCGTCGTCTGCGCCGCGGTCCTCCAAAATCCGACAGGAGATTCTTCTTTAAACGATTCGAAAAAGCTCACCCGAAAAAAGCGTGAAGCCATGTTCGATGCCGTTAAAGAGGAATGCCTTTGCTACGCCATCGCCAGTGCGAGCGCCGAAGAAATCGATGAATTCAACATTCTCGAAGCGGACTTCCTCGCCATGCGACGCGCGTTAAGCGCTCTCGGATTTCCAGGCCTTAAGGCTTCAAAACCAAAGCTCCCGATCGAAGTCAAGGGGCTGCTTCCGCAGAAAACAAAGCTTCTGATTGCGGTCGATGGAAACTTAAAGATCCGCGGTGTCCCCGAAGAAAACCAGATTGCGATCATTCAAGGCGACGGACGCGTCGCAAGCATCTCTGCCGCTTCGATTCTTGCCAAGGTTTACCGTGACCGCTATATGGATAATCTCGCCCAAAAGTATCCAGGTTACGCATTTGAAAAGAATGCGGGCTACGGCACCAAGGCGCACCTCGAAGGCATTCGCAAACTCGGCATGACGCCGGAACACCGCAAGAGCTTCCACCCGAAAAGCCTGCAAACAGAACTGTTCTGA
- the purN gene encoding phosphoribosylglycinamide formyltransferase encodes MFKFGAFASGGGSNFRSLLSHAEDGTLEGSCEFLIVNNADCGAAQSAKEHGIPVYHISSKTHPNEADYEQALLNVLEELPVDLVALCGYMKKIPDSFLDKMKDRVLNVHPALLPKYGGKGFYGIRVHQAVIAAGEKESGPTIHLVTSEIDSGRTLAQTKVPVLETDSPEDLAARVLVQEHALFWKTLRDYARSL; translated from the coding sequence ATGTTTAAGTTTGGTGCATTTGCTTCGGGTGGTGGCAGTAATTTTCGCTCCCTCCTTTCCCATGCGGAAGATGGAACCTTGGAAGGTTCCTGTGAATTTTTAATTGTGAACAATGCGGATTGCGGTGCGGCACAGAGTGCCAAGGAACATGGAATTCCGGTTTACCATATTTCTTCGAAGACGCATCCGAATGAAGCGGATTACGAACAGGCGTTGTTGAATGTTTTGGAAGAGCTCCCGGTAGATCTCGTTGCCCTTTGCGGTTATATGAAAAAGATTCCGGATTCATTCCTCGACAAAATGAAGGATCGCGTTTTGAACGTGCATCCGGCGCTGCTTCCGAAGTACGGTGGTAAAGGCTTTTACGGAATCCGTGTGCATCAGGCGGTCATTGCCGCTGGCGAAAAGGAAAGCGGCCCGACCATTCACCTAGTGACAAGTGAAATCGACAGTGGAAGAACGCTCGCGCAGACGAAGGTACCGGTCCTTGAAACGGACAGCCCCGAAGATCTTGCCGCTCGCGTCCTTGTGCAGGAACACGCTCTTTTTTGGAAGACGCTCCGTGACTACGCACGGTCTTTATGA